A genome region from Nocardiopsis exhalans includes the following:
- a CDS encoding VWA domain-containing protein has protein sequence MPLRESHYPFSAIVGCDAEPLDDLGLSLVLASISPEIGGVLVRGQKGTAKSTAVRALASLLPHVEVHRGDRFSVDPADPLQPSPDGPFPPGTAVESRAVRLVELPVGATEDRVLGSLHLEQALAHGQVSYEPGLLARAHRGLLYVDEVNLLHDHLVDLLLDAAATGRVTVERDGFSVEHAARFLLIGTMNPEEGELRPQLLDRFGLTVEVSAPTDPHARVEVVRRRMSYDSDPAAFAERYEKAERALSERIAAARGALRRVELSQAALLKIAEVCAAFEVDGLRADIVTARTAVAHAVWQGRTLVTLADIRRAALLALPHRRRRNPFDAPGLDEELLDRILGDEEPPPDPTPPESGPNPPEGSDAPDAPDDPDDGAEQPEGPEGGPGAQGPEDGLPESAEADPSESDPAGTEQPAEPPRTPEESDEDRPETPAGTAVKASAPYRPRTFTVRGTGTGADGRRSRAVGARGRRIGAARPGEAAGTSLHLVETVKAAASSCPPGGGRVRLRPRDLRVAVREGQESNLVLFCVDASGSMAARKRMKEVKTAVLSLLLDAYRRRDKVGLVTFRGAGAELTLPPTRSVDVAATRLDEMPAGGRTPLAEGLLEAARVLRREHLRDPRQRPLLVLVTDGRATGGRGAVGRSLEAADHVAALGVAAVVVDGESGPMRLGLAGDLAARLGADHLPVGEVNADALSTAVRERAA, from the coding sequence ATGCCATTGCGCGAGTCGCACTATCCCTTCTCAGCGATCGTCGGCTGCGACGCCGAGCCACTCGACGATCTCGGTCTCTCCCTGGTCCTGGCCAGTATCTCCCCCGAGATCGGCGGCGTGCTGGTCCGCGGCCAGAAGGGCACGGCCAAGTCCACGGCGGTACGGGCCCTGGCGTCCCTGCTCCCGCACGTGGAGGTCCACCGGGGCGACCGCTTCTCCGTCGACCCGGCCGACCCGCTCCAGCCCTCTCCGGACGGTCCCTTCCCGCCCGGCACGGCGGTGGAGAGCCGTGCCGTGCGCCTGGTCGAGTTGCCTGTGGGCGCCACCGAGGACCGCGTTCTCGGCTCCCTGCACCTGGAGCAGGCGCTCGCGCACGGCCAGGTCTCCTACGAGCCCGGTCTGCTGGCCCGCGCCCACCGGGGGCTGCTCTACGTCGACGAGGTCAACCTGCTCCACGACCACCTGGTCGATCTGCTCCTGGACGCCGCGGCCACCGGCCGGGTGACGGTGGAGCGCGACGGGTTCTCCGTGGAGCACGCCGCCCGCTTCCTCCTCATCGGCACGATGAACCCCGAGGAGGGCGAGCTGCGCCCGCAGCTCCTGGACCGGTTCGGGCTGACCGTGGAGGTCAGCGCGCCGACCGACCCGCACGCCCGGGTCGAGGTGGTGCGCCGCCGGATGTCCTACGACTCCGACCCCGCGGCCTTCGCCGAGCGCTACGAGAAGGCTGAGCGGGCGCTGTCGGAGCGCATCGCGGCCGCCCGCGGGGCACTGCGCCGTGTCGAGCTGTCCCAGGCGGCGCTGTTGAAGATCGCGGAGGTCTGCGCGGCCTTCGAGGTGGACGGACTGCGTGCCGACATCGTCACCGCGCGCACCGCCGTGGCCCACGCCGTCTGGCAGGGACGAACACTGGTCACCCTGGCCGACATCCGGCGGGCGGCGCTGCTGGCCCTGCCGCACCGGCGCCGCCGGAACCCGTTCGACGCGCCGGGGCTGGACGAGGAGCTCCTGGACCGGATCCTCGGGGACGAGGAGCCCCCTCCGGACCCGACCCCGCCGGAGAGCGGCCCGAACCCGCCGGAGGGGTCCGACGCCCCCGACGCTCCCGACGACCCCGACGACGGCGCCGAGCAGCCGGAGGGCCCCGAGGGCGGTCCCGGCGCCCAGGGCCCCGAGGACGGCCTGCCCGAGTCCGCGGAGGCGGACCCCTCAGAGTCCGACCCCGCCGGGACCGAACAGCCCGCCGAGCCGCCGCGCACCCCGGAGGAGTCCGACGAGGACCGGCCGGAGACGCCGGCGGGCACCGCCGTCAAGGCGAGCGCCCCCTACCGTCCCAGGACGTTCACCGTGCGGGGCACCGGGACGGGCGCCGACGGACGCCGCAGCCGGGCCGTCGGCGCCCGGGGACGCCGGATCGGCGCCGCCCGGCCCGGTGAGGCGGCCGGCACCTCGCTGCACCTGGTGGAGACCGTCAAGGCGGCGGCATCCTCGTGCCCGCCCGGCGGCGGCCGGGTCCGCCTGCGCCCCCGCGACCTGAGGGTGGCGGTCCGGGAGGGCCAGGAGAGCAACCTCGTGCTGTTCTGCGTCGACGCCTCCGGATCCATGGCGGCGCGCAAGCGCATGAAGGAGGTCAAGACGGCCGTGCTGTCCCTGCTCCTGGACGCCTACCGGCGCCGCGACAAGGTGGGCCTCGTCACCTTCCGCGGCGCCGGAGCCGAGCTCACCCTGCCGCCGACCCGTTCGGTCGACGTCGCCGCCACCCGCCTGGACGAGATGCCCGCCGGAGGCCGCACCCCCCTGGCCGAGGGCCTGCTGGAGGCCGCCCGGGTGCTGCGGCGCGAACACCTGCGGGACCCCAGGCAGCGCCCCCTCCTGGTCCTGGTCACCGACGGCCGCGCCACCGGCGGCCGGGGCGCGGTGGGCCGCTCACTGGAGGCGGCCGACCACGTCGCCGCCCTGGGGGTGGCCGCCGTCGTCGTGGACGGTGAGTCCGGCCCGATGCGCCTGGGTCTGGCGGGCGACCTGGCCGCCCGTCTGGGCGCCGACCACCTCCCCGTCGGCGAGGTCAACGCCGACGCTCTGAGCACCGCCGTTCGAGAAAGGGCCGCCTGA
- the cbiE gene encoding precorrin-6y C5,15-methyltransferase (decarboxylating) subunit CbiE: protein MRLQASPPRITVVGIGADGWPGVPERLRELVLAAQVVLGGRRHLEMLPPGPGQHRQVWPSPLSEGLVPLLESLAGREVVALASGDPMVSGIGTTLVGLLGADAVRVEPAVSSVSLARARMGWSAEGCAVVSLVGRDPRVVLRRLAPGRRVLVLSSGAATPATVAALLAGAGYGESRMTVLGDLGASTESRLSTTSAGWLAAPPEQVPALHVLALELAGGPGLGVLAGLPDDAFEHDGQLTKRDLRASALARLAPSPGEHLWDVGAGAGSVGIEWMRAHRACRATAVEADSGRAERIGRNAGRLGVPGLDVVTGRAPDALAGLVAPDAVFVGGGATRPGVLDACLSALRPGGRLVVHGVTLETEQLLAHAYRTHGGELTRLAVESAAPIGTFTGWAPARTVTQWALSVPVRHDLE, encoded by the coding sequence ATGCGGCTTCAGGCGTCCCCTCCCCGAATCACCGTCGTCGGTATCGGCGCCGACGGCTGGCCAGGCGTGCCCGAGAGGCTGCGCGAACTGGTCCTGGCGGCCCAGGTCGTGCTGGGCGGCCGCAGGCACCTGGAGATGCTGCCGCCCGGACCCGGACAGCACCGGCAGGTGTGGCCCTCGCCCCTGAGCGAAGGGCTGGTGCCGCTGCTGGAATCCCTGGCGGGCCGTGAGGTCGTGGCCCTGGCCTCGGGTGACCCGATGGTGTCGGGGATCGGGACCACGCTCGTCGGCCTGCTGGGCGCGGACGCGGTTCGGGTGGAGCCCGCCGTCTCCTCGGTGTCCCTGGCCCGGGCGCGGATGGGCTGGTCGGCCGAAGGATGCGCGGTGGTGAGCCTGGTCGGCCGGGACCCGCGCGTGGTCCTGCGGCGGCTCGCACCGGGACGCCGCGTTCTGGTGCTGTCCTCCGGCGCCGCCACTCCGGCGACGGTCGCCGCCCTGTTGGCCGGAGCGGGCTACGGGGAAAGTCGCATGACCGTACTCGGCGACCTGGGCGCGTCCACGGAGTCCCGGCTCTCCACCACCTCGGCCGGATGGCTGGCTGCCCCGCCCGAACAGGTCCCCGCGCTGCACGTGCTGGCCCTGGAACTGGCCGGGGGCCCCGGGCTCGGGGTGCTCGCCGGGCTGCCGGACGACGCCTTCGAGCACGACGGACAGCTCACCAAGCGGGACCTGCGGGCCTCGGCCCTGGCCCGGCTGGCGCCCTCTCCCGGCGAACACCTGTGGGACGTGGGGGCGGGCGCCGGATCGGTCGGGATCGAATGGATGCGCGCCCACCGCGCCTGCAGGGCCACGGCCGTGGAGGCCGACAGCGGGCGGGCCGAGCGGATCGGGCGCAACGCGGGGCGGCTCGGGGTCCCCGGCCTGGACGTGGTCACCGGGCGGGCCCCGGACGCCCTGGCCGGACTGGTCGCGCCCGACGCGGTGTTCGTCGGCGGCGGCGCCACCCGGCCCGGCGTGCTCGACGCCTGCCTGAGCGCGCTGCGCCCCGGGGGCCGTCTGGTGGTGCACGGGGTGACCCTGGAGACCGAGCAACTGCTGGCCCACGCCTACCGGACCCACGGCGGAGAGCTGACCCGCCTCGCGGTGGAGTCGGCGGCGCCCATCGGAACCTTCACCGGCTGGGCCCCCGCGCGCACCGTCACCCAGTGGGCCCTGTCCGTACCGGTCCGACACGACTTGGAGTGA
- a CDS encoding Uma2 family endonuclease, translated as MTVAEHYPPPETPTLPMSPELFEHLAEQAFEADRVRMEMFNGKVWVHKVTDGAHAGILTWLMRGFMAHRPDLDLLTSGLGIKVDTYRNGRARPDGVLSPIGHFDQAGEWADPDGVLAVVEVTSWDADTHARDRVEKPAAYAATGIGVYLLVDRDANAVVVHSRPVQGQYLDRSTHPYGEAVPIPGIGVTLDTTGLKRFTR; from the coding sequence ATGACCGTCGCAGAGCACTACCCGCCGCCCGAAACGCCGACGCTCCCGATGAGCCCCGAGTTGTTCGAGCACCTCGCGGAACAGGCATTCGAGGCCGACCGCGTTCGTATGGAGATGTTCAACGGGAAGGTCTGGGTCCACAAGGTGACCGACGGAGCCCACGCGGGGATCCTCACCTGGCTGATGCGTGGGTTCATGGCCCATCGCCCCGATCTGGACCTCCTCACCAGCGGACTGGGAATCAAGGTCGACACCTATCGCAACGGGCGCGCCCGTCCCGACGGTGTCCTCTCACCGATCGGTCACTTCGACCAGGCGGGGGAATGGGCTGACCCGGACGGAGTCCTGGCCGTGGTCGAGGTCACCTCCTGGGACGCCGACACCCATGCCCGTGATCGTGTCGAGAAGCCCGCCGCCTACGCGGCCACCGGAATCGGCGTCTACCTTCTGGTGGACCGGGACGCCAACGCCGTGGTGGTGCACAGCCGACCCGTTCAAGGCCAGTACCTGGACCGAAGCACCCATCCCTACGGTGAGGCCGTTCCCATCCCCGGTATCGGCGTCACCCTGGACACCACCGGGCTCAAGCGCTTCACCCGCTGA
- the cobM gene encoding precorrin-4 C(11)-methyltransferase, with product MGEAVTVHFVGAGPGAADLLTVRATRMLAGADVVLYPGTYLDPEVLNHCAPGAELVDTQGLDLDRITERLVAAHGDGLDVVRLTSGDPSLYSALAEQTRRLDDRGVPWDVTPGVPAYAAAAALAGRELTVPLVAQSVVLTRTQARSTVMPESESLAAFAATRATLVLHLAIRRVRELMGRVEPEYGADCPVVVVYRASQPDEAVLRGTVATIADAVEEAGLRQAAVILVGRALDPRSGGESYLYDPARRR from the coding sequence GTGGGTGAAGCCGTGACCGTGCACTTCGTGGGGGCCGGTCCGGGCGCCGCCGACCTGCTCACCGTCCGGGCCACCCGGATGCTCGCCGGGGCGGACGTGGTCCTGTACCCGGGGACCTACCTGGACCCGGAGGTACTGAACCACTGCGCGCCCGGCGCCGAGCTCGTGGACACCCAGGGCCTGGACCTGGACCGCATCACCGAACGGCTCGTCGCCGCGCACGGCGACGGCCTCGACGTGGTCCGGCTGACCTCGGGCGACCCCTCGCTGTACTCGGCGCTGGCCGAGCAGACCCGCCGCCTCGACGACCGCGGCGTCCCGTGGGACGTCACCCCGGGGGTTCCCGCCTACGCCGCGGCGGCGGCGCTGGCGGGACGTGAGCTGACGGTGCCGCTGGTGGCCCAGTCGGTGGTGCTGACCAGGACCCAGGCCCGCTCGACCGTCATGCCGGAGTCGGAGTCCCTGGCCGCGTTCGCCGCGACCCGGGCCACACTGGTGCTGCACCTGGCGATCCGCCGGGTGCGGGAGCTGATGGGGCGGGTCGAGCCCGAGTACGGCGCGGACTGCCCGGTCGTGGTCGTGTACCGGGCCAGCCAGCCGGACGAGGCGGTGCTGCGCGGCACGGTCGCCACCATCGCCGACGCGGTCGAGGAGGCGGGCCTGCGCCAGGCTGCGGTGATCCTGGTGGGGCGGGCGCTCGATCCCCGGTCGGGGGGCGAGTCGTACCTGTACGACCCGGCGCGGCGCCGTTGA